The Terracoccus luteus genome includes a region encoding these proteins:
- a CDS encoding NAD(P)-dependent oxidoreductase, whose protein sequence is MTNHLTVAVLGTGIMGAAMARNLASAGHDVRAWNRSRDKAEPLANDGVTVADSAEEAVRGAQAVVTMLHDGEAVRQVMASAVAGVERGAVWLQATTVGLDDLDDLASLARERGLVLVDSPVLGTRGPAEAGELVVLAAGPQEGRDRAAAVFDAVGSRTTWTGETPGAATRLKLVANSWVIAVTAAAGETLALAQGLGVDPDDFLAAIEGGPLDMGYLRAKTGLIREGGLSPAQFAVTTAEKDARLIVGAGDDAGVRLDVARAAADRLGRAAALGHGDDDLAAAYYASFGSEGAPAGAPDGGVDDTD, encoded by the coding sequence ATGACGAACCACCTCACGGTCGCCGTGCTCGGCACCGGCATCATGGGCGCCGCCATGGCGCGCAACCTCGCCTCGGCGGGCCACGACGTGCGGGCGTGGAACCGCAGCAGGGACAAGGCGGAGCCGCTCGCGAACGACGGCGTGACGGTCGCCGACTCAGCTGAGGAGGCCGTGCGGGGGGCTCAGGCCGTCGTCACGATGCTCCACGACGGCGAGGCGGTGCGCCAGGTCATGGCGTCCGCGGTCGCCGGGGTCGAGCGGGGTGCGGTCTGGCTGCAGGCGACGACGGTGGGGCTGGACGACCTCGACGACCTCGCGTCGCTGGCTCGCGAGCGCGGCCTCGTGCTCGTCGACTCCCCCGTGCTCGGCACCCGGGGCCCGGCCGAGGCCGGCGAGCTCGTCGTGCTCGCGGCGGGGCCGCAGGAGGGCCGCGACCGCGCCGCCGCCGTCTTCGACGCGGTCGGCTCGCGCACGACGTGGACGGGCGAGACGCCCGGGGCCGCGACGCGCCTCAAGCTCGTGGCCAACAGCTGGGTCATCGCGGTCACGGCCGCCGCGGGCGAGACGCTGGCGCTGGCGCAGGGCCTCGGCGTCGACCCCGACGACTTCCTCGCCGCCATCGAGGGCGGACCGCTCGACATGGGCTACCTGCGGGCCAAGACCGGCCTCATCCGTGAGGGTGGCCTGTCACCCGCCCAGTTCGCGGTGACCACCGCCGAGAAGGACGCGCGGCTCATCGTCGGCGCCGGTGACGACGCCGGGGTCCGGCTCGACGTGGCCCGGGCGGCCGCCGACCGTCTCGGTCGGGCGGCCGCCCTGGGGCACGGAGACGATGACCTCGCCGCCGCGTACTACGCGAGCTTCGGCAGCGAGGGTGCCCCCGCGGGTGCCCCCGACGGGGGTGTCGACGACACGGACTAG
- a CDS encoding acetamidase/formamidase family protein: MTTTHLITKDHAHAGYSADHEPVLTVEPGTGERITFETDDAAYAQMEEHRDLARVTATINPVTGPVHVEGAEPGDALAVTIHDIEMAEHGWSVYIPGAGALTRPMGEEWYVRRVPVRDGRVTLTDRFDCEVAPMIGCIGVAPARGEMSTVMPSYPTGGNMDLTDARPGSTVYLPVEVAGARLAIGDLHAVMARGESSFVAIEIAGRATVSVDLVKGMGLRAPRVDTGDELVCVGLGDPVQDSIDRAYEDLFAALTDEHGYSRHDAYTVMSAVAHTELGGPTGSVAPDPLHPFRAVGQVTLARIAKRYLS; this comes from the coding sequence ATGACCACCACGCACCTCATCACCAAGGACCACGCCCACGCGGGCTACTCGGCCGACCACGAGCCGGTGCTCACCGTCGAGCCCGGCACCGGCGAGCGCATCACCTTCGAGACCGACGACGCGGCCTACGCGCAGATGGAGGAGCACCGCGACCTCGCCCGGGTGACGGCCACCATCAACCCGGTGACCGGGCCCGTCCACGTCGAGGGGGCCGAGCCCGGCGACGCGCTCGCCGTGACGATCCACGACATCGAGATGGCCGAGCACGGCTGGTCGGTCTACATCCCCGGAGCCGGTGCCCTGACCCGCCCGATGGGCGAGGAGTGGTACGTGCGCCGCGTCCCCGTGCGCGACGGCCGGGTGACGCTCACCGACCGGTTCGACTGCGAGGTCGCACCGATGATCGGCTGCATCGGCGTCGCGCCGGCCCGGGGCGAGATGTCGACGGTCATGCCGTCGTACCCGACGGGCGGCAACATGGACCTCACCGACGCCCGCCCCGGCTCCACCGTCTACCTGCCCGTCGAGGTCGCCGGTGCCCGCCTGGCCATCGGGGACCTGCACGCCGTGATGGCCCGGGGCGAGAGCTCGTTCGTCGCCATCGAGATCGCCGGCCGGGCCACGGTGAGCGTCGACCTCGTCAAGGGCATGGGCCTGCGGGCGCCCCGCGTCGACACCGGCGACGAGCTCGTCTGCGTCGGTCTCGGTGACCCGGTGCAGGACTCCATCGACCGAGCCTACGAGGACCTCTTCGCCGCGCTCACCGACGAGCACGGCTACAGCCGGCACGACGCGTACACCGTGATGAGCGCCGTGGCCCACACCGAGCTCGGCGGTCCGACCGGGTCGGTGGCACCCGACCCGCTGCACCCGTTCCGGGCCGTCGGTCAGGTCACGCTCGCCCGCATCGCCAAGCGGTACCTCTCCTAG